TGGCGTACGTATAATTGGTCGGCAATTTGGTTTTCCATTTCTTGTGGAAAAGAACCCGTTAGGAAGATGCGTGGCTTTATTCCAAGCCTCCAACTCCTTGTCAGCGTTAGCCAGCTTAACCCCACGATTTTCTGTCACCTGTCACGATCCGAGGCGATCCACGAATTCCTTGGTTCCAGCCTTGTTTTATGCCTGCCCGGCCTGGATGGATCAATCATTGCCCAATCTCACTTTATTAGGAGCTGCGACCTGCTCTGGTGCTCTATCATTTTGGCTTGGAGGATTTTCACTTAGAATATGTGTGCTCGTTGATCGAAGATACTGTGCTACTTGTTTCGTGGAGCAAGGAATATGCATCGGTCATTCCAGGTCACCTCATCATTATAGGAGAGCTGATCATTCATTTTGGAGCCACGAGCTTCCGATTCAATAACAGTGGAACCATATTTTCTTATATATTTCCTGTATACAAATCACTGCAAATTTCGTCAATCTCATACAGCATAGATTCTACTAAATGTGGGCCTGGTTAGTAaagggggttttttttttccgaagaAAGGTTAGTAAAGGGTTCATGACACTTTTGAGTACATCGTAAGCGAAGATTTCTATGTTAATGGCACCTGATATGTATGTGACGGTGATTAAGAGAAAAAAGGGGGCAAAGAACTGAGGGAATCTGGCATTGTATTCTTTTTGTATATTGAAACCTCAGCAGGATAGCGGCTGCGGATCCAACGTCTAGTTACTGCTCGTACTTGAACAGATTATCATTGGATTCTCAGTGACCGCATTGTTTTCTTGTCTTCTGATGAAGTGACGAGGACGCACGCGTTGCATAGGCCAGCCAGATCTACGATTTGCTGCGGCTCCGATCCCTCGACAAAGCATCTCAAATCCGTTGCTGCCGTTGCTTGTCTAGTCTCTGTCCAAGTGTCCATGGTTTACGCTCCCCATTGGATACCAGGGAGGCGTCTATAGTTAAAACCCAAGAATCTTGTGTGGTGACATGCATGTACCAATCGGCTACGATTTTCTAAAATATAATCACTCCTGTTCTGTTTCGTCATCATCGTTGAGATGCTTAGAGTGTTAGCCCCCATCACGTCAGGGTGTTAGCCCCCGtcaaatgtttggacactaattaggagtattaaatttgaactaattataaaattaattacacaacctctaggctaaatcgtgagatgaatctattaagcctaattagtccatgatttgacaatgtggtgctacagtaaccattcgctaatgatggattaattaggcttaatagattcgtctcgcgatttatcTTAGggtttctgcaattagttttataattaaattatgtttagtcctcctaattagtatccgaacctccgatgtgacaggactaaagtttaacccctgaTATCCAAACGCCCCTTAGCATTCGCGGAGGTGGAGTTGATTTTGATGTGAAGTCTAAACATGGACGATTCATGAAAAAAAAGTCTGTAATACGGGCAATTGAAAACCATACTAAACAATTCCACGACAGTTTTTCCCTCTCGTCCAGTAACTGTCTAACTGACATCGAGCCCGAATCAGCACGCAACGATCACACACGACCACACCGGCGCGACGTGCATACCACGACCGTGTCAGAGGGGGAGCTCAAAGAGTGACATGTGGACTCACCGACACGGGCCAATGGCCGTAGGCCTGTCAACGTAGCTCGAATTACCGAAGAAGTGACCTGGCATGGCCGTGGGAGCATAGGATGCTTTTCTAAGTACAGTTCAGAAATAAAAATTAGAATGCGCTACAGTTGTAAAAAGGGGAAAAACTGAAATGCACAGTTgtaaaaagaaataaaacaacTAGTGCATTGTTGGTTTGTAAAGGGAAACAAACAAATtcataaaagaaaacaaatgcaACTTTTAGTTTGTTGAACTCCGGCCCTATACTGATTATCAGCCGTCACTAAATCAAATAGAAGGGGTGAGAAGAGCATGCGTGAGCTTTCGAGTGCAAATGATGCGATCAAAGATATAAGTCCACTAGAATATGTCACTtggctataaatatgtatcaaTTATATTGTCTAAAGTGAAAGggttatatattataaaaatgtATTCCATGACGGATATCTTAACATACTTTATTAATCTGCATCTCTTTCTCTTACATACCGGTGGTAACAAAAACTTAAAAAGAGCTGTAGGTAAGTTCCAGGCCATGTATAAACCTAAAATGATAAGCTCCGGCGATGGGAACCGCCGTTTCCGGCGCCGAccaagggcctgttcgcttcagcttataagccggctgaaaagttgaaacggctgatttgttatgagagaaaacactgtttggtggctgataagccggctgaataagctgaagcgaacaggccgcaaGGTTCTCTAGTTCTTTGGATTCTGGAATTGGTCAAGGCGAGCCGATAGAGATAGAGGGAGAGAAGACCAGCGATCAGACATGACAATCGTCAGTGACGAAGACTCATCGCCCTCCATTTCACAGACCGTGTTTGTGAGACatgggttaaactttagccctgtcatatcggatgtttggatgctaattaggaggactaaatatgatctaattataaaactaatagaagaacccctagactaaatcgcgagatgaatctattaagcctaattaatccatcattagtgaatggttaatgtagcaccatattatcaaatcatggactaattaggcttaatagattcgtcttgcgatctagcctagaggttgtgcacttagttttgtaattagctcattcCGAAATGATCTATTAATGACCAAATATCCGATAACACCCTGTCTCCTAATTATAAGCATCGGAACATCGTCTCCTCACCATCTCCCTCAAAAACCTTTTTATTATTCTACTACTGCAATGCTGCATGGGCACTCTGGAAATCCAGACAACTGTTTCCACCGGCCAATCAGAATCACCTTTGGCAGTCTGCCACACTTGTAAACCATCTATTTCATATGCCCCATCACTTTAAGCACGTTTCAGAAGCTCAGATTACGGACAAACCCAGCAAGAAAAGATCGTAACACCGAGTAAACTTCTTCACTACCTCGAAGGGCAGTTCACTTGAGTCAACAATCAATCGGTCCAAAAGGAAGGAAAATGAAACCACACCTGACTTCCTCTGTTCTGAAGCCATGAAGATGCAGAGGTGTGAAAAAGCACTGAAAAAAAGGCGCATTTTTGCATCGAGTACTGAGCAAGTGCGTTTCGTTTTCATTGCCTTAAAACTTTTGCCCTCCACTGGAGGCAAACATCCCCCCATCTAATGATCTAGCCAGTCCTGAGACCGATGCTCGTttaaggaaagaaagaagacgGATGAACAACCATCGATGCGTCAAGGAATTCTTCCGTTCCGGTTTGTTTAGCAGAGACGCCGATGATAAACAGAACCAGTGAACCCTATGCATGCTCGATGCTTTCTAGAACGCAGGAATTTTTCGTCCCGGTCACTCGCCTGCTAGGATAAGATAAAGATGAGTGGTGGTTGGTGACATTGTGACAGCGAGATGGACGAGATAGAAAAGAGGCGAACCAGTTGAAGAGAAAGGAAAGAGATGGCAATTTCACAGTGCTCGGCAGCCATCCACGGACCACGGGCTCTGTGGATGTGAGTGTGACCAAGCAAAGCTGTTGATCGCGCAAGCAACAGGGACAGATGGCGCCGTGGCGGTAGTCTAGGGGGTTAGGATGGGATTTTCAAACTTTTGAAGGGGAATTGGGGAAAACAATTTGTGTTTCAGTTGATCTTGCAAGCTAGCGTTAGACAGAAAACCTTACCAAAAAATTTAAGTGTAGATAATTAAGAAAACgtcttttcagaaaaaaatgcattttcagaaaaaaaaagtagacaGAAAATGCCTACAAAGGCTAGCAATTTCTATACAAGTTACATGAATAGCAAAACTTTATACATCTACGACTTAGTATACGATTTAGATGCAAATAATATGCGTAAAATACTGATCACGCCTCCTTATATATTTCTCTACTAAAGTCATAGCTTTGCGCAAAAGTATTTGTTTCTTCGTGAGAGTTTCTTCTCACGCCCATGATATTTATATGTAGCCATCTATCTATgtcataatttttatttttagattagTCTTCACACAAGAGAGGGGCCTAAATGGCAGAAGAGAGTAATTTAGCAGGAAATATTAGGGATACTTTAGATTAGTAGTTTAGAAATAGGCTATATTCAAAacttgttgatgatgatgcttgtaTACCAAATCCGATGATAGGATATTTTGGTTTGCTTTGCAAGAGTTTATGGCATTTCTTACTTTTTTTAGTAGCACGGCTATTCTTAAGATTAACGTTGGTGCTTTAAAAGGAGCTTAAGATAAGGTAAGATCCATCTCTCAAATGATTGGGCCCTCTGACGTCATCTTTCATTAGAGTGACTGTAGTAGTGTCATGCTAATCCATGCACAAGGTGGGGCCCGGGCACGGTCACACTAGGCGCCTCGTGCTCCCTCGCCTGGCTCACGCTTCCAGCAAACATAACAGCGAGCAAAGCAAGCTGGTTCTACTCTGCTCACCTGACAGCTCGCTCTGCCTCTGTCTGCTtcgccacctccctccctccctccctctctctctctacaaaTCTCTCCCACTTCTCTCTCCCCCCGTCCATCTCGCGCTCCAAATTTCCCCGAACTCCGCCCCGCGCCTTTGTCGCCTTTCCGCACGCGCCGTTCGATTCGATCGCTTTGATCGACCAGGCATGGCCGACGAGACCAAGCAAGaaaccgccgccgcggcggtggcggccgaggTGGTCGTGACGGAGCCCGAGAAAAAGGCGGAGGAGCCCGCGGCGGAGAAGGCCGTGGAGGCGGCCGAGGAGAAGGCCGCGGAGGCGGCTGTGGAGAAGgccgtggaggcggaggagaaggccgcggaggcggactcggaggaggagaagaaggcggaggaggccctggaggcggccgcgggcgacgaggcggcggtgaTCGACGCAGCTGGGTCGTTCAAGGAGGAGAGCAACCTCGTGTCCGAGCTGCCCGACCCGGAGCAAACCGCGCTCGCGCAGCTCAaggagctcgtcgccgccgcgctcgccaacGGGGAATTCgacctgcccccgccgccgccgcccaaggagGAGCCCAAGAAGGAGGAGCCGGCCAAGGAGGAGGCGAAGGATGAGGCGAAGCCGGCCAAGGACGAGGAACCCAAGGCTGAGGCGGCGGCAGCCGAAGAGCCCGCCAAGGAGGAGGCCAAAGCTGAGGAGCCCAAGACGGAGGCGCCGGCCGAAGCTGCCGTCGAGGAGGTCAAGGCTGAGGCTCCGGCGCCAGAGGAGCCCAAGGCTGAGGCTGCCCCAGCGGAGGAGCCCAAGGCCGAGGAGCCTGCCAAGGAAGAGCccatggcggaggcggccaccgaggagccgaaggccgaggcggcggccgaggaggccaAACCATCCGAGCCAGAGCCGGAGGAGAAGACCGTCGTGGTGGCCGAGGAGGAAGCCACCAAGACGGTCGAAGCCATCGAGGAGACCGTCGTCCCCGCCGCGTCCGAGACAGCCGCGTCCGCTGAGGCGGAGGccgcgccggggccggcggccgAGCGGAAGGAGGAGCTCATCTGGGGCGTGCCGCTGGTGGGCGACGACGAGCGCACGGACACGGTGCTGCTCAAGTTCCTCCGCGCGCGCGAGTTCAAGGTGAAGGAGGCCATGGCGATGCTCAAGTCGGCGGTGCTGTGGCGCAAGCGCTTCGGCATCGACGAGCTCCTGGGCGCCGACCTCGGCCTGCCGGAGCTGGAGAACGTGGTGTTCTACCGCGGCGCCGACCGCGAGGGCCACCCCGTCTGCTACAACGTCTACGGCGAGTTCCAGGACAAGGAGCTCTACGAGAAGGCCTTCGGCGACGAGGAGAAGCGGGAGCGCTTCCTCAAGTGGCGCATCCAGCTCCTCGAGCGCGGCATCCGGGAGCAGCTCGACTTCTCGCCCAGCGGCATCTGCTCCATGGTGCAGGTCACCGACCTCAAGAACTCGCCGCCCATGCTCGGCAAGCACCGCGCCGTCACCCGCCAGGCCCTCGCCCTGCTCCAGGACAACTACCCGGAGTTCGTCGCCAAGAAGGTACAACCTCTCTTCTTTTGCAGTGATCGAATCTGGAATCCTAGTCCAAAATTCGAATCATCTCCTAGAATCCTAGTCCATAATCAGCTAAGAATTTGAAGATTTCCCTGCCTGTTATTCCTGTGCTTGTTTAAGAATAAGATCTTTCATTCTCCATTCCGTCTTGCTTCTTTCTTCCTAGTAAAGTTCAGTAATCTAGTACCATAACCACATATGGCGGTGCAAGCAAAGCTGAAATCATTTTCACCCCCTTCCTGTTTCCCTCTTTTACACACTGCTGCTTGCCAGTCTTGTGTAACTGCCTTTTCCCCACATGCTTCTTGCCACAAAATGGCATTCAGATACTTCTTCAGTGAGGCTACTGTGATTTCAGCTATGTCACTCAGGTGTTGAATGAGCTTCTGAATCGGGGAAATTGATTTGGTCGGATCATTGATCAATTGCAGGTGTTCATCAATGTGCCGTGGTGGTACCTTGCGGCAAACAAGGTGATGAGCCCATTCCTGACTCAGCGCACCAAGAGCAAGATTGTCTTCTGCAGCCCTGGCAAGTCCGCGGAGACCCTCTTCAGGTTTGCAGTCTTGCACACAAGGATTTATATGAATCAATGTCTGTTGAGACCATTCATGTGCATCCTTACACGCATCTAATTTGATACAGATACATCGCTCCGGAGCAAGTGCCTGTTCAATTCGGCGGCCTCTACAAAGAGGATGACACCGAGTTCTCCACCTCTGATGCCGTCACCGAGCTCACCGTCAAGCCATCCTCAAAAGAAACCATTGAGATCCCAGCCACTGAGGTTTAATCGCGCCTCTATTTCTAAATCCTGAATTTCCtgtaagggtgcgtttggcagagttcccagagctgattctctgctgattccagCAGAAGCTCTGCCAAACGGTTTTTCATAGAGGAGTGATTCTTtgttgattctgtgaagtgattctttgaaatgaactgagaggctgggagctggaaaaaaagtagcttctcctgattctgtgaaatGATTCTCCATAGTTAATGCTAGAGGATCACTTTtagccacagaatcacttctctcagagaatcaactcacatagagaatcagaatcagatggagctctaccaaacgcacCATAAATTGTACATTGCCATGAAACTAAATGCTATCATGCACTGTCTTTGTAGAACTCCACGGTTGTGTGGGAGCTCCGCGTGCTGGGATGGGAGGTGAGCTACGGCGCCGAATTCACCCCCGACGCAGAGGGCGGCTACACCGTGATCGTGCAGAAGACGAGGAAGGTTCCCGCCCACGAGGAGCCGATCATGAAGGGGAGCTTCAAGGTGAGCGAGCCCGGCAAGGTGGTGCTGATCGTGAACAACCCGGcgtcgaagaagaagaagctgctgtACCGGTTCAAGGTGAAGAGCACCGCTGAATCCGCCTGAGCCCTGAGAGGAGTGTGGTTGCCTCCGGCGGCCAGCCCGCTTGATGACCCTACTACTCATAATTTGATCGCCAGCCAGGTCCACAGGTCCATACCGCCACCATCTGAACATGTTGCATGATAGGAGAGGACAAATAAGAGTTTCTGGTTTCTAGGCCCGTTTTATGTCCCGGTTCTTTGATTATTTGTTGGCTTGCTGTTCTTTTTTTGGGGTCGCATTTGTATGTGTTTTACTTGAGAAAACAAACCAAAGTGAGCTTTGTTCGTTCTTATTATGAGATAGCGATGGTTTCTTCTTCTTGAGGtcaggaggggggggggggggggggggggcctctttttgtacattttttttcccctccccaAACATGTTGGTTTTTTAGAAAGCACGCTGGTTTGTCCTCTCTGTCGCTGCCGGGCGCCATGTTACTCTTTCACTCCCCCATGTTCTTCCGCTGATTCCATTTTGTCGCTGTCCTTGGTGCTTTGCATTCGGCCACCGGTGGTGACGAGCCGTTTCAGACAAAGTTCCGTTTACGTCAAGGTCTCATCCCTTGCTGCATTATTATGTGCTTAAAACAACTTCTCTTTGCAGTCAGCTGCCAAAGGCTGTTGAGCGCCGGAACTGAAGCGCCGCTAATCAGGCCAAAGAACACATATATCATTTGCAAGGCAAAAGGCTGCTGCGGGCATCTTCCAGAGTGTGTTTACGCTGCTAATGATGGGCGCGAAACCATGCTTAGGTGGTGGGACATGATGCTACTAGTTGCTAGGCTGCGATTCCAATCACTTGACGAAAAGCGAAGAGCCAAAGAGCAAACAAAAGCACAGCACAGGACAGCAAAGCAAGCGAGCAAGCTGTAGttttgatggatggatgggtggATTTGTAACAGCTAGCCAGGCAGAGGAGAATGTTGGTGACGACTGACGACCCCGCCCGAAGAGGAGGGGATTTTGCGTTTGACCACGCCGACCGGGGCCATAAAAACCAAAAGGAGGCGCCGCCTCATGATGCGTGTCCAGCGCGGCCACGACGCCATGATCCCCCGACCCGTACCTGCACGAATAATGGAGGCTGCCGCTTGGGCGCTGGTGATGAGAGCCAGAGGGAGGGTCCGGGGGGACAACCTGTGCGTTGCTCCGTCTTTATCCCAAGGCCTTCCCAATTTTTCAGTGATCACTGATCAGGGagagacgagagagagagagccgaTGCCAGTTGACGTGCTTGGCCTCTGCATTTTGCCTTGGTCGGGAGCGGCTGTCACCAGGATCGTCGTGAGTATCGCGTCGTTCCTACATGGACGACCTCACACCCACAACTCCGCGTAGAATGCCTCGTGCGAAATTCAGTACAGACACATAACGTTTCACAATTTTTCAGAAGTCATGGATCCTGGATTTGGCGATGGATGGTGGATGCAACTCATGGTCACGCAGCTCATGCAGGCAGAGGCAGGCGCAGCGGCATTGTCATGCTACCAGATCCTGTTTTCCGGGGCCCACCGTGGCATGCTTGTTCATGATCAccgtcatcctcttcttcttccatttaTTAAAGAGCGGAGACGGATGCGCTAACATTGTTCGTGCATGGATGGTCCATGCTGTCATGCATGCTGGTCCAGGGTGCTCCAGAGTCCAGAGGGAGACCCCGGAAGGCCAGAACTGTAACTCGCAAAGCTGCAGCTGCACCGTCGTTCCTGGACTGGACCAGCAGCATGGGGAGCTAGCTCTCAGCGTGACAATCTCCGGTTCGGGGTCGGGACCAGGCCAAAGTTAATGAACCCGGTTCACCTTATACAATTTGCTGCACTGTGTCACTGTGTGTGCAGTGTCATAGCGTGCGCTCAACCCTTCAGTCCCTTCTGACGTACGAAGTGTCATTTTTCTTGTCAATTAGTACTAAGTGCTCACCATTTTGTAACGAACATGACCCCATTAGactatagtttgtgattttggtgattgggTGACAGCACGGTCTTTGAGACTAATGGATTAGATTATGCTTTAAAGGAAGCAACCACAACAAAAGACATGCGAAGAAACGAAGTTTCAAAGCACCAACGCAAATTGGTGTCCTCACCGAATCAGCCGGTGACAAAGGCACAAGAGAAAATTGGGATCATCGGTGAGGCATTGGACCATCCGATGGCTGCAGTAACGGCTGAGTCAAAGTTAaccatcggatgatccgatcGTGGGTAATTTGAGAGCGTCGGATGAATTGTTGCAGCGAAAATAAGAAAGAgtatagcaccggatgatcccaTGCTCTAATTAAAGGGACTATCGGACTAATTATATTTTCTTTTCCAAGTTCCAGAGAGGGTTTGGGCGAAAAACcatcagcaccggatgatccgatgggtaTCGGAGGAACCATCGGATGAATCGGTGGAATGCGTCGGTGAGGTTTTGGGCGCGGGGAGGCCAACGGTTAGTTGCACCAGATGTTTAGATGCATGCCAAAATATGACCATCGGAATATCCGACGGTACACTTTAACTAGCTATTGGAGCAACGACTCTTTGAGGCttttgggctatttataccctcaCTATTTGCCCATTTGGAGTTGATGGTGTGTGCAGAAGTCCATTGGAGTGCAAGACACATCtgagccaccaaaagtgcaCAAAGTGATTAATCAAAAGCTTAGCACATGCTtaaagagtgattagtgctagga
This sequence is a window from Setaria italica strain Yugu1 chromosome III, Setaria_italica_v2.0, whole genome shotgun sequence. Protein-coding genes within it:
- the LOC101772524 gene encoding patellin-3, with translation MADETKQETAAAAVAAEVVVTEPEKKAEEPAAEKAVEAAEEKAAEAAVEKAVEAEEKAAEADSEEEKKAEEALEAAAGDEAAVIDAAGSFKEESNLVSELPDPEQTALAQLKELVAAALANGEFDLPPPPPPKEEPKKEEPAKEEAKDEAKPAKDEEPKAEAAAAEEPAKEEAKAEEPKTEAPAEAAVEEVKAEAPAPEEPKAEAAPAEEPKAEEPAKEEPMAEAATEEPKAEAAAEEAKPSEPEPEEKTVVVAEEEATKTVEAIEETVVPAASETAASAEAEAAPGPAAERKEELIWGVPLVGDDERTDTVLLKFLRAREFKVKEAMAMLKSAVLWRKRFGIDELLGADLGLPELENVVFYRGADREGHPVCYNVYGEFQDKELYEKAFGDEEKRERFLKWRIQLLERGIREQLDFSPSGICSMVQVTDLKNSPPMLGKHRAVTRQALALLQDNYPEFVAKKVFINVPWWYLAANKVMSPFLTQRTKSKIVFCSPGKSAETLFRYIAPEQVPVQFGGLYKEDDTEFSTSDAVTELTVKPSSKETIEIPATENSTVVWELRVLGWEVSYGAEFTPDAEGGYTVIVQKTRKVPAHEEPIMKGSFKVSEPGKVVLIVNNPASKKKKLLYRFKVKSTAESA